Proteins encoded together in one Nocardioides marinisabuli window:
- a CDS encoding GIY-YIG nuclease family protein produces MDQDSVHAMAWTYILECADGSFYVGSTTDLERRISQHDRGEGAEYTTPSRRRPVRLVWAVQFQRRDEAYACEKRIQGWSRAKRIALIEGRYEDLPALARGRCRRPLAEDVP; encoded by the coding sequence GTGGATCAGGACAGCGTCCATGCCATGGCCTGGACCTACATCCTCGAGTGCGCCGACGGCTCGTTCTACGTCGGCAGCACCACCGACCTCGAGCGCCGCATCAGCCAACACGACCGCGGAGAGGGAGCTGAGTACACCACACCCAGTCGACGTCGTCCGGTGCGGCTGGTCTGGGCGGTTCAGTTCCAGCGGAGGGACGAGGCCTACGCCTGTGAGAAGCGGATCCAGGGATGGAGCCGGGCGAAGCGGATCGCCCTGATCGAGGGACGGTACGAGGACCTGCCCGCGCTCGCGCGGGGCCGGTGTCGGCGTCCCCTGGCTGAGGACGTGCCGTGA
- the glgP gene encoding alpha-glucan family phosphorylase: protein MRAIRRFTVHPVLPARLGALSELAGNLRWSWHPPTQDVFAAVDAELWESTGHDPVRLLASVGAERLDELAADASFVARLEAARADLAAYVEGERWYQKRVAAGTLTGPTGGAAPRAIGYFSPEFGITAVLPQYSGGLGILAGDHLKAASDLGVPIIGVGLLYRHGYFRQSLSREGWQQETYPVLDPDELPISLLREENGAAATISIAMPGGPDLVARIWVAAVGRVPLLMLDTDVEGNPEHYVDVTDRLYGGTSEHRLRQELLLGVGGVRALRVFSRLTGHPEPEVFHTNEGHAGFLGLERIRELTAAADGPGLDFDTALEVGRASTVFTTHTPVPAGIDRFDRTLVEQYFSEAGATPGVPLERILALGAEDYAGGDSGVFNMAVMGFRLAQRANGVSLLHGQVSRGMFQGLWPAFDEAEVPITSITNGVHAPTWVAREVFGLADGADPDSDDTGAFFAAADTVDAGRMWAVKRELRLRLVQDARARLARSWVERGAAPAELGWIDSALDPDVLTIGFARRVPSYKRLTLMLRDPARLKRLLLDPERPVQLVIAGKSHPADDGGKRLIQEMVRFADDPEVRHRIVFLPNYDIAMAQPLYPGCDVWLNNPLRPYEACGTSGMKAALNGGLNLSILDGWWDEWYDGGNGWAIPSADGLDDADRRDDLEASALYDLLENQVAPRFYDVDEAGVPTGWVEMLRHTLRSLGPKVLATRMVRDYVRELYAPATGHARALNSDYAGAVELAAWKRRVLAAWPSVRVEHVESSGVGDSPEVGSVLSARAFVSLGELDPDDVTVQLVHGRADADDAILDAERAELALAETYGGGRFRFDGDVSLAHAGAFGYTVRVLPQHPLLASDAELGVVALPL from the coding sequence GTGCGCGCGATCCGACGATTCACCGTCCACCCCGTCCTCCCCGCCCGCCTGGGCGCCCTCAGCGAGCTGGCCGGCAACCTGCGCTGGTCCTGGCACCCGCCGACCCAGGACGTCTTCGCGGCCGTCGACGCCGAGCTGTGGGAGTCGACCGGGCACGACCCGGTGCGCCTGCTGGCCTCGGTCGGCGCCGAGCGGCTCGACGAGCTGGCCGCCGACGCGTCGTTCGTGGCGCGGCTCGAGGCGGCGCGTGCCGACCTGGCGGCGTACGTCGAGGGGGAGCGGTGGTACCAGAAGCGCGTCGCCGCCGGCACCCTGACCGGGCCCACCGGCGGGGCCGCGCCCCGCGCGATCGGCTACTTCTCCCCGGAGTTCGGCATCACCGCGGTGCTGCCGCAGTACTCCGGCGGCCTCGGCATCCTGGCCGGCGACCACCTCAAGGCCGCCAGCGACCTGGGCGTGCCGATCATCGGTGTCGGGCTGCTCTACCGCCACGGCTACTTCCGCCAGTCGCTCTCGCGCGAGGGCTGGCAGCAGGAGACCTACCCCGTCCTGGACCCCGACGAGCTGCCGATCTCGCTACTGCGCGAGGAGAACGGCGCCGCGGCCACCATCTCGATCGCGATGCCCGGCGGGCCCGACCTCGTCGCGCGCATCTGGGTCGCCGCGGTGGGCCGGGTGCCGCTGCTGATGCTCGACACCGACGTCGAGGGCAACCCCGAGCACTACGTCGACGTCACCGACCGCCTGTACGGCGGCACCTCCGAGCACCGCCTGCGCCAGGAGCTGCTGCTCGGCGTCGGCGGCGTGCGTGCGCTGCGGGTCTTCTCGCGGCTGACCGGGCACCCCGAGCCGGAGGTCTTCCACACCAACGAGGGCCACGCGGGCTTCCTGGGCCTGGAGCGGATCCGCGAGCTGACCGCTGCGGCCGACGGGCCCGGGCTCGACTTCGACACCGCCCTCGAGGTCGGCCGGGCCTCCACCGTCTTCACCACCCACACCCCGGTGCCCGCCGGCATCGACCGCTTCGACCGCACCCTGGTCGAGCAGTACTTCAGCGAGGCCGGCGCCACCCCGGGCGTCCCGCTCGAGCGGATCCTGGCGCTGGGCGCCGAGGACTACGCCGGCGGCGACAGCGGCGTCTTCAACATGGCCGTGATGGGCTTCCGGCTGGCCCAGCGGGCCAACGGCGTCTCGCTGCTGCACGGGCAGGTCTCCCGCGGCATGTTCCAGGGCCTGTGGCCGGCCTTCGACGAGGCCGAGGTGCCGATCACCTCGATCACCAACGGGGTGCACGCCCCGACCTGGGTGGCGCGCGAGGTCTTCGGGCTGGCCGACGGGGCCGACCCCGACTCCGACGACACCGGTGCGTTCTTCGCCGCCGCCGACACCGTCGACGCCGGGCGCATGTGGGCGGTCAAGCGCGAGCTGCGCCTGCGCCTGGTGCAGGACGCCCGGGCCCGCCTGGCCCGCTCGTGGGTCGAGCGGGGCGCGGCCCCGGCCGAGCTCGGCTGGATCGACTCCGCGCTGGACCCCGACGTGCTGACCATCGGCTTCGCGCGCCGGGTGCCGTCGTACAAGCGCCTCACGCTGATGCTGCGCGACCCCGCGCGCCTCAAGCGGCTGCTGCTCGACCCCGAGCGGCCGGTGCAGCTGGTCATCGCCGGCAAGTCGCACCCCGCCGACGACGGCGGCAAGCGGCTGATCCAGGAGATGGTGCGCTTCGCCGACGACCCCGAGGTGCGTCACCGCATCGTCTTCCTGCCCAACTACGACATCGCGATGGCCCAGCCGCTCTACCCCGGCTGCGACGTGTGGCTCAACAACCCGCTGCGGCCCTACGAGGCCTGCGGCACCTCGGGCATGAAGGCCGCGCTCAACGGCGGCCTCAACCTCTCCATCCTCGACGGCTGGTGGGACGAGTGGTACGACGGCGGCAACGGCTGGGCGATCCCGTCGGCCGACGGGCTCGACGACGCCGACCGCCGCGACGACCTCGAGGCCTCGGCGCTCTACGACCTGCTGGAGAACCAGGTCGCACCGCGCTTCTACGACGTCGACGAGGCGGGCGTGCCGACCGGCTGGGTCGAGATGCTGCGCCACACGCTGAGGTCGCTGGGCCCTAAGGTGCTCGCGACCCGGATGGTGCGCGACTACGTGCGCGAGCTCTACGCGCCCGCGACCGGCCACGCCCGCGCGCTCAACAGCGACTACGCGGGTGCCGTCGAGCTGGCGGCCTGGAAGCGCCGGGTGCTGGCCGCCTGGCCCTCGGTGCGCGTCGAGCACGTCGAGAGCAGCGGCGTGGGCGACTCGCCCGAGGTCGGCTCGGTGCTCTCGGCGCGGGCCTTCGTCTCGCTGGGCGAGCTGGACCCGGACGACGTCACCGTGCAGCTGGTGCACGGCCGCGCCGACGCCGACGACGCGATCCTCGACGCCGAGCGCGCGGAGCTCGCGCTCGCCGAGACCTACGGCGGCGGGCGCTTCCGCTTCGACGGCGACGTGTCGCTGGCCCACGCCGGGGCGTTCGGCTACACCGTGCGGGTGCTGCCGCAGCACCCGCTGCTGGCCTCCGACGCCGAGCTCGGCGTCGTCGCGCTGCCGCTCTGA
- a CDS encoding M36 family metallopeptidase — protein MTTNPVRRRRRRTAALALATATLVPGLAQLPALATSGPAAPSTFSLDDVVTIGDSVPGLSDLDARGTALPTLAQRRVADALGAVSVRWNDFGTPASILPADGVLARAAFPGAGAANAEKSARAWLEANAAVFGMDATQMRGLELVNTQELAVYDDAPHPGYAVLLRQRFGDLTPALGSMVTVGVARGEIAYVSSSLVRSGTELDASATKLSPQQGWLAAARNVGRDLTASAVADIVRDVTEDWTVLTVPGFAQPQQVRLRALAKADGTVRPVLEANVVDSDAGDAFAYTLMVDALTGEVLHRENKVEHDQVNDVFTGAFTGDQCGPVHDFELADDKTRTINALGLSTPADDITVKIFGPGKELLFTQDLLTSPELATYSSDKLKAGIYGVQVCPFDSASAVSGTYSLLLSTSDQGAPSTGGQLFSPAWRYFAANPAMSSVNNDSTPTNSVIGCWIAGPECTLPSGPFKNVAATYPWDALDATGTTTATTVGNNANTHEAWASPLTPGGLLQAPVSPTRQYTGEFTDAWNNSGCSPSELVPGGNDIEFSTQNLFVSHNRMHDYSYYLGFTEANYNLQLENFGRGGVEGDQEIGNVQAGALSGGQPTYLGRDNANQITLQDGVPGITNQYLFQPIAGAFYAPCTDGGLDMGIVGHEYTHAISNRMVAGPDEGLTSAQGGAMGESWGDLVAAEYHFSHGYKNGGNVWAVGVYATGNKRTAIRDYAINKNPLNYSNVGFDTTGQQVHADGEIWSGTQWSVRQALVKKHNRQFPYKDKALQLRCAQATEDASPLAPQFCPGNRRWVQLMFDAFLLQQGATSMLDARDAMLAADRMRFGGEDTKVMWKAFAQRGMGKDASTPDADSEHVKGGFASPKQRNGTVTFKASRGAGKIYVGDYQARVTPVADTSPKSKLDATVSMVPGTYRMLYTSGKGGFKRFTLRVKAGERKTVRLTKQKNLAAAANGAKVIDATPGSLNTAHLIDGKESTNWGAVTETNVDESKPFVSVDLAKGTHTIRRVQVSALLTPAPASGDTIPLATDEDPASGSRFTALRRFAIEVCTSGCESDKATWKRVFTSKADAFPAGRPRPVAPDQTMRSFKIGKTRAAAVRLVTLENQCTGTPGYSGEQDNDPLNDTDCATASDRGTIVHASELQVFSR, from the coding sequence ATGACCACGAACCCCGTGCGCAGACGCCGCCGCAGGACGGCGGCGTTGGCCCTGGCGACCGCCACCTTGGTGCCCGGCCTCGCGCAGCTCCCCGCCCTCGCCACCAGCGGCCCTGCCGCCCCGAGCACCTTCTCCCTCGACGACGTCGTGACCATCGGCGACTCCGTGCCCGGTCTCTCCGACCTCGACGCGCGCGGCACCGCCCTGCCCACCCTGGCCCAGCGCCGGGTCGCCGACGCCCTGGGCGCCGTCAGCGTGCGGTGGAACGACTTCGGGACCCCCGCCTCGATCCTGCCCGCCGACGGGGTGCTGGCCCGCGCTGCCTTCCCGGGCGCCGGCGCGGCGAACGCCGAGAAGTCGGCGCGCGCCTGGCTCGAGGCCAACGCCGCCGTCTTCGGGATGGACGCCACCCAGATGCGCGGCCTCGAGCTGGTCAACACCCAGGAGCTCGCCGTCTACGACGACGCCCCGCACCCCGGGTACGCCGTGCTGCTGCGCCAGCGCTTCGGGGACCTCACCCCCGCCCTCGGCTCGATGGTGACCGTCGGGGTCGCGCGCGGCGAGATCGCCTACGTCTCCTCCTCGCTGGTGCGCTCCGGCACCGAGCTCGACGCCTCCGCGACGAAGCTCAGCCCCCAGCAGGGCTGGCTGGCCGCCGCCCGCAACGTGGGCCGCGACCTGACCGCCTCGGCCGTGGCCGACATCGTCCGCGACGTCACCGAGGACTGGACCGTGCTGACGGTGCCCGGCTTCGCCCAGCCGCAGCAGGTCCGCCTGCGCGCCCTGGCCAAGGCCGACGGCACCGTGCGCCCGGTGCTGGAGGCCAACGTCGTCGACAGCGACGCGGGCGACGCGTTCGCCTACACGCTGATGGTCGACGCCCTGACCGGCGAGGTGCTGCACCGCGAGAACAAGGTCGAGCACGACCAGGTCAACGACGTCTTCACCGGCGCCTTCACCGGCGACCAGTGCGGCCCCGTGCACGACTTCGAGCTGGCCGACGACAAGACCCGCACCATCAACGCGCTCGGCCTGAGCACCCCCGCCGACGACATCACCGTCAAGATCTTCGGCCCCGGCAAGGAGCTGCTCTTCACCCAGGACCTGCTCACCAGCCCCGAGCTGGCGACGTACTCCTCGGACAAGCTGAAGGCCGGCATCTACGGCGTGCAGGTCTGCCCCTTCGACTCCGCCTCCGCGGTGAGCGGCACCTACTCGCTGCTGCTCTCCACCAGCGACCAGGGCGCCCCGTCGACCGGCGGTCAGCTCTTCTCGCCGGCGTGGCGCTACTTCGCTGCCAACCCGGCGATGAGCTCGGTCAACAACGACTCGACGCCCACGAACTCGGTCATCGGCTGCTGGATCGCCGGTCCCGAGTGCACGCTGCCCAGCGGCCCCTTCAAGAACGTGGCCGCCACCTACCCGTGGGACGCGCTGGACGCCACCGGCACGACGACCGCGACCACCGTCGGCAACAACGCCAACACCCACGAGGCGTGGGCCAGCCCGCTGACCCCCGGCGGCCTGCTGCAGGCCCCGGTCTCCCCCACGCGCCAGTACACCGGCGAGTTCACCGACGCCTGGAACAACTCCGGGTGCAGCCCCAGCGAGCTGGTGCCCGGCGGCAACGACATCGAGTTCTCGACGCAGAACCTCTTCGTCTCCCACAACCGGATGCACGACTACAGCTACTACCTGGGCTTCACCGAAGCCAACTACAACCTGCAGCTCGAGAACTTCGGGCGCGGCGGTGTCGAGGGCGACCAGGAGATCGGCAACGTGCAGGCCGGCGCCCTCAGCGGCGGCCAGCCGACGTACCTGGGCCGTGACAACGCCAACCAGATCACCCTGCAGGACGGCGTGCCCGGCATCACCAACCAGTACCTCTTCCAGCCGATCGCGGGCGCGTTCTACGCCCCCTGCACCGACGGCGGGCTCGACATGGGCATCGTGGGCCACGAGTACACCCACGCCATCTCCAACCGCATGGTCGCCGGGCCCGACGAGGGCCTGACCTCCGCGCAGGGTGGCGCGATGGGCGAGTCGTGGGGCGACCTGGTCGCCGCGGAGTACCACTTCAGCCACGGCTACAAGAACGGCGGCAACGTCTGGGCCGTCGGCGTCTACGCCACCGGCAACAAGCGCACCGCGATCCGCGACTACGCCATCAACAAGAACCCGCTGAACTACAGCAACGTCGGCTTCGACACCACCGGCCAGCAGGTCCACGCCGACGGCGAGATCTGGAGCGGCACCCAGTGGTCGGTGCGCCAGGCCCTGGTGAAGAAGCACAACCGGCAGTTCCCCTACAAGGACAAGGCGCTGCAGCTGCGGTGCGCCCAGGCCACCGAGGACGCCAGCCCGCTGGCGCCCCAGTTCTGCCCCGGCAACCGCCGCTGGGTGCAGCTGATGTTCGACGCCTTCCTGCTCCAGCAGGGCGCCACCTCGATGCTCGACGCACGTGACGCGATGCTGGCCGCCGACCGGATGCGCTTCGGCGGCGAGGACACCAAGGTGATGTGGAAGGCCTTCGCGCAGCGCGGCATGGGCAAGGACGCCTCGACGCCCGACGCCGACTCCGAGCACGTCAAGGGCGGCTTCGCCTCCCCGAAGCAGCGCAACGGCACGGTCACCTTCAAGGCCTCGCGCGGCGCCGGCAAGATCTACGTGGGCGACTACCAGGCCCGGGTCACCCCCGTCGCCGACACCTCGCCGAAGTCGAAGCTCGACGCCACCGTCTCGATGGTCCCCGGCACCTACCGGATGCTCTACACCTCCGGCAAGGGCGGCTTCAAGCGGTTCACGCTGCGGGTCAAGGCCGGCGAGCGCAAGACCGTGCGGCTGACCAAGCAGAAGAACCTGGCCGCGGCCGCGAACGGCGCGAAGGTCATCGACGCGACCCCCGGCTCGCTCAACACCGCCCACCTGATCGACGGCAAGGAGTCGACCAACTGGGGTGCCGTCACCGAGACCAACGTCGACGAGTCGAAGCCCTTCGTCTCCGTCGACCTGGCCAAGGGCACGCACACGATCCGTCGCGTGCAGGTCAGCGCCCTGCTGACCCCCGCGCCGGCCTCGGGCGACACGATCCCGCTGGCCACCGACGAGGACCCGGCCTCCGGCTCGCGCTTCACCGCGCTGCGCCGCTTCGCCATCGAGGTCTGCACCAGCGGCTGCGAGTCGGACAAGGCCACCTGGAAGCGCGTCTTCACCTCGAAGGCCGACGCCTTCCCGGCCGGGCGCCCCCGCCCGGTCGCGCCCGACCAGACGATGCGCTCCTTCAAGATCGGGAAGACCAGGGCCGCCGCGGTGCGCCTGGTGACCCTGGAGAACCAGTGCACCGGCACCCCGGGCTACTCCGGTGAGCAGGACAACGACCCGCTCAACGACACCGACTGCGCCACGGCCTCCGACCGCGGCACGATCGTGCACGCCTCGGAGCTGCAGGTCTTCTCCCGCTGA
- a CDS encoding alpha-1,4-glucan--maltose-1-phosphate maltosyltransferase — translation MVGRIPVMDVTPLVDLGRQPAKATVGEPFPVAATVFREGHDKLSAEVVLTGPDGRRAAPVRMRKLADPPDRYLAWVTPDAEGAWTFEVQAWSDPLATWQHAAGLKIPAGVDVELMFTEGRLLLEKVLAELPRVDPAREVLGAAVAAAQDTSRPAEARLAALQDPALLAVLEEHPIRELISVEGPFPAYADRERALFGSWYEFFPRSEGATRDEKTGKVTSGTLRTAAKRLDAVAEMGFDVIYLPPIHPIGEVNRKGPNNTLTPGPDDTGSPWAIGSKDGGHDAIHPDLGDFDDFDAFVARARELGLEVALDLALQAAPDHPWVTEHPEFFTTRADGSIAYAENPPKKYQDIYPVNFDNDPEGIRREVLRIVKLWMSHGVRIFRVDNPHTKPVAFWEWLLEEVRRTDPDVIFLAEAFTRPAMMRGLGAVGFQQSYTYFTWRTAKWEIEEYLTELATETDHLMRPNFFVNTPDILHAFLQYGGPAAFKIRAVLAATGSPTWGVYAGYELYEHVAVKPGSEEYLDSEKYQIRIRDWEGAEAEGRTLAPYLTRLNQLRRQHRALQLLRTVVIHGSDDENVLVFSKQAVAGDPTSDTVIVVVNLDPHATRETTVHIDLPSLGMDWGDSYVVHDEITGEAWSWSQHNYVRLDPHHEPAHVLSVRRTA, via the coding sequence ATGGTCGGACGCATCCCTGTCATGGACGTCACGCCGCTGGTCGACCTCGGTCGACAGCCGGCGAAGGCGACCGTCGGTGAACCCTTTCCCGTCGCCGCCACCGTGTTCCGCGAGGGGCACGACAAGCTGTCGGCGGAGGTGGTGCTGACCGGGCCCGACGGACGCCGCGCCGCACCGGTGCGGATGCGCAAGCTGGCCGATCCGCCCGACCGCTACCTCGCCTGGGTGACCCCCGACGCGGAGGGCGCCTGGACCTTCGAGGTGCAGGCCTGGTCGGACCCGCTGGCCACCTGGCAGCACGCGGCGGGCCTCAAGATCCCTGCCGGCGTCGACGTGGAGCTGATGTTCACCGAGGGCCGCCTGCTGCTCGAGAAGGTGCTGGCCGAACTGCCGAGGGTCGACCCCGCCCGCGAGGTGCTGGGCGCCGCGGTCGCAGCCGCCCAGGACACCTCGCGGCCCGCCGAGGCCCGGCTCGCCGCGCTCCAGGACCCCGCCCTGCTGGCGGTGCTCGAGGAGCACCCGATCCGCGAGCTGATCAGCGTCGAGGGCCCCTTCCCGGCGTACGCCGACCGCGAGCGCGCGCTCTTCGGCTCCTGGTACGAGTTCTTCCCGCGCTCCGAGGGCGCCACCCGCGACGAGAAGACCGGCAAGGTCACCAGCGGCACGCTGCGCACCGCGGCGAAGCGGCTCGACGCGGTCGCCGAGATGGGCTTCGACGTCATCTACCTGCCGCCGATCCACCCGATCGGCGAGGTCAACCGCAAGGGCCCCAACAACACCCTGACCCCGGGCCCCGACGACACCGGCTCGCCGTGGGCGATCGGGTCGAAGGACGGCGGGCACGACGCCATCCACCCCGACCTGGGCGACTTCGACGACTTCGACGCCTTCGTGGCGAGGGCTCGTGAGCTCGGCCTCGAGGTCGCGCTCGACCTCGCGCTCCAGGCCGCGCCCGACCACCCGTGGGTCACCGAGCACCCCGAGTTCTTCACCACCCGCGCCGACGGCTCGATCGCCTACGCCGAGAACCCGCCGAAGAAGTACCAGGACATCTACCCGGTCAACTTCGACAACGACCCGGAGGGCATCCGCCGCGAGGTGCTGCGGATCGTGAAGCTGTGGATGTCGCACGGCGTGCGGATCTTCCGCGTCGACAACCCGCACACCAAGCCGGTGGCCTTCTGGGAGTGGCTGCTGGAGGAGGTGCGCCGCACCGACCCCGACGTGATCTTCCTGGCCGAGGCCTTCACCCGCCCGGCGATGATGCGCGGGCTCGGCGCGGTGGGCTTCCAGCAGAGCTACACCTACTTCACCTGGCGCACCGCGAAGTGGGAGATCGAGGAGTACCTCACCGAGCTCGCCACCGAGACCGACCACCTGATGCGGCCCAACTTCTTCGTCAACACCCCCGACATCCTGCACGCGTTCCTGCAGTACGGCGGCCCGGCGGCGTTCAAGATCCGCGCGGTCCTGGCCGCCACCGGCTCCCCGACCTGGGGCGTGTACGCCGGCTACGAGCTGTACGAGCACGTGGCCGTCAAGCCCGGCAGCGAGGAGTACCTGGACTCGGAGAAGTACCAGATCCGCATCCGCGACTGGGAGGGCGCCGAGGCCGAGGGCCGCACCCTCGCGCCGTACCTGACCCGGCTCAACCAGCTGCGCCGCCAGCACCGGGCGCTGCAGCTGCTGCGCACCGTGGTCATCCACGGCAGCGACGACGAGAACGTCCTCGTCTTCAGCAAGCAGGCCGTGGCCGGCGACCCCACCAGCGACACCGTGATCGTGGTGGTCAACCTCGACCCGCACGCCACCCGCGAGACCACGGTGCACATCGACCTGCCGAGCCTGGGCATGGACTGGGGCGACTCCTACGTCGTCCACGACGAGATCACCGGCGAGGCCTGGAGCTGGAGCCAGCACAACTACGTGCGCCTCGACCCCCACCACGAACCCGCTCACGTGCTGAGCGTCAGGAGGACCGCGTGA
- the glgX gene encoding glycogen debranching protein GlgX, whose product MTPSTWTHLGQTSQVWPGRNWPLGATWSAESTNFAVYAPAATEVWLCVFEEAPDGGEVEVRHQLTEQSLGIWHGALPGVRPGTAYGYRVDGPWKPAEGLRFNPAKLLLDPYAQATTGDLVPEQPAFAYVLGSPEVRDDHDSAGHVPRGVVVDPSFDWQGDVPMRRRWRDTVIYEAHVKGLTALHDRVPEHLRGTYAGLAQPAVTDYLRDLGVTAVELLPVHQFVSEPSLTERGATNYWGYNSIGYFAPHAAYSSSGERGEQVTEFKEMVRALHRAGIEVILDVVYNHTAEAGPLGPTLSFRGLDDRGFYKRVAPVPDPKTGAVTFDDTYWDVTGCGNTVDSNNPLALRMILDSLRYWVTEMHVDGFRFDLMSALTRTGYDIDMNSDLLVAIGQDPVLRHVKLIAEPWDASMDGYLVGGMPPPWVEWNDQYRDAIRDFWRNHNHGTHAVATRLAGSSDLYADDGRSAYASINFVTAHDGFTVRDLVSYEHKHNEANGEDNRDGTDNNRSWNHGVEGETDDPALLAVRRRQAANIMATLCLSNGVPMITAGDERGRTQRGNNNAYCQDNELSYVDWRPDDAWLDVYEVTRAALRLRREHPALRQRHWFEGRPTIRGGPKDLAWLHPSGREMTPDDWHDPELRTVGMFVSGSPLRAPGPRGEQQVDASFMVWFGSGWLPQRVSLPENDWVQRGEVVLSTDARLAVGTVVEAGGELTVGRRSVVVLRSTAP is encoded by the coding sequence GTGACTCCTTCGACGTGGACCCACCTCGGCCAGACATCCCAGGTCTGGCCCGGGCGCAACTGGCCCCTGGGGGCGACCTGGTCGGCCGAGTCGACCAACTTCGCGGTCTACGCACCGGCGGCCACCGAGGTGTGGCTGTGCGTCTTCGAGGAGGCGCCCGACGGCGGCGAGGTCGAGGTCCGCCACCAGCTGACCGAGCAGTCCCTGGGCATCTGGCACGGCGCGCTGCCCGGGGTCCGCCCCGGCACGGCGTACGGCTACCGCGTCGACGGGCCGTGGAAACCGGCCGAGGGCCTGCGCTTCAACCCCGCCAAGCTGCTGCTCGACCCCTACGCGCAGGCCACGACCGGTGACCTGGTGCCCGAGCAGCCCGCCTTCGCCTACGTGCTGGGCAGCCCCGAGGTGCGCGACGACCACGACTCGGCCGGCCACGTGCCGCGCGGCGTGGTCGTCGACCCGTCCTTCGACTGGCAGGGCGACGTCCCGATGCGCCGCCGCTGGCGCGACACCGTGATCTACGAGGCGCACGTCAAGGGGCTCACCGCCCTGCACGACCGGGTGCCCGAGCACCTGCGCGGCACGTACGCCGGGCTGGCGCAGCCGGCCGTGACCGACTACCTGCGCGACCTCGGGGTGACGGCCGTCGAGCTGCTGCCGGTCCACCAGTTCGTCTCGGAGCCGTCGCTGACCGAGCGCGGCGCCACCAACTACTGGGGCTACAACTCCATCGGCTACTTCGCCCCGCACGCGGCGTACTCCTCCTCCGGCGAGCGCGGTGAGCAGGTCACCGAGTTCAAGGAGATGGTGCGCGCGCTGCACCGCGCCGGCATCGAGGTGATCCTCGACGTGGTCTACAACCACACCGCCGAGGCCGGCCCGCTGGGCCCGACGCTGAGCTTCCGCGGCCTCGACGACCGCGGCTTCTACAAGCGGGTGGCCCCGGTGCCCGACCCCAAGACCGGCGCGGTGACCTTCGACGACACCTACTGGGACGTCACCGGCTGCGGCAACACCGTCGACTCCAACAACCCGCTGGCGCTGCGGATGATCCTCGACTCGCTGCGCTACTGGGTCACCGAGATGCACGTCGACGGCTTCCGCTTCGACCTGATGTCGGCGCTGACGCGCACCGGCTACGACATCGACATGAACTCCGACCTGCTCGTCGCGATCGGCCAGGACCCGGTGCTGCGCCACGTCAAGCTCATCGCCGAGCCGTGGGACGCCTCGATGGACGGCTACCTGGTCGGCGGCATGCCGCCGCCGTGGGTGGAGTGGAACGACCAGTACCGCGACGCGATCCGGGACTTCTGGCGCAACCACAACCACGGCACCCACGCGGTCGCGACCCGGCTGGCCGGCTCCTCCGACCTCTACGCCGACGACGGGCGCTCGGCGTACGCCTCGATCAACTTCGTCACCGCCCACGACGGGTTCACGGTGCGCGACCTGGTCAGCTACGAGCACAAGCACAACGAGGCCAACGGCGAGGACAACCGCGACGGCACCGACAACAACCGCTCGTGGAACCACGGCGTCGAGGGCGAGACCGACGACCCGGCACTCCTCGCGGTGCGCCGACGCCAGGCCGCCAACATCATGGCCACGCTGTGCCTGTCGAACGGCGTCCCGATGATCACCGCCGGCGACGAGCGCGGGCGCACCCAGCGCGGCAACAACAACGCCTACTGCCAGGACAACGAGCTGTCGTACGTCGACTGGCGCCCCGACGACGCCTGGCTCGACGTCTACGAGGTGACCCGGGCCGCGCTCCGGCTGCGCCGCGAGCACCCGGCGCTGCGCCAGCGGCACTGGTTCGAGGGCCGGCCCACGATCCGCGGCGGCCCGAAGGACCTGGCCTGGCTGCACCCGAGCGGGCGCGAGATGACCCCCGACGACTGGCACGACCCCGAGCTGCGCACCGTGGGGATGTTCGTCTCGGGCTCGCCGCTGCGCGCGCCCGGCCCGCGCGGCGAGCAGCAGGTCGACGCCTCGTTCATGGTGTGGTTCGGCTCCGGCTGGCTGCCCCAGCGGGTCTCGCTGCCCGAGAACGACTGGGTGCAGCGCGGCGAGGTGGTGCTCTCCACCGACGCGCGGCTGGCCGTGGGCACCGTGGTCGAGGCCGGCGGCGAGCTGACCGTCGGGCGGCGCAGCGTCGTGGTGCTGCGCAGCACCGCCCCCTGA